One stretch of Spirochaetota bacterium DNA includes these proteins:
- the ftsH gene encoding ATP-dependent zinc metalloprotease FtsH has translation MGDFNSNEENKNKVGQIIFIILLLAAFIFIFFNLSKTTITNYVDIPYSEFLSYLENNQIKEVEIRGNWIFCISKTSNYRYKTYIPYVDPDLLNRIRSSGVEVIKGSEVKDSSGFWYTIFLIGSSIIFLILIFNMFNRQIRGANNQAFNFARARARKITNTNVTFNDVAGVEEAKQELVEVVEYLKKPQKFQALGAKIPRGILLVGPPGCGKTLLAKAVAGEAGVPFFSISGSDFVEMFVGVGAARVRDLFMQAKSNAPSIIFIDELDAVGRSRGAGLGGGHDEREQTLNQLLVEMDGFESTDSVIVLAATNRPDILDNALLRPGRFDRRVVVDRPDVKGRYEILKIHTKKVPLDKDVDLWELARATIGMSGADLANIVNEAAILAARKNLSKINNEVIQEARDKVFLGPERKSLVIGYKEKKITAYHEAGHALMHLLLKNLDPLHKVTIVPRGMALGITWNLPVDDRHHYSRSFYIDTICSFLGGRVAEELIFNETFTGAENDLERATKIAHDMVCKWGMSSLGPIQFGESKEDVFLGKDLIKEKNYSDNTAKLIDEEIKKIVTQCYEKTKKLIIENKDKLDKIANSLLEKESLTADQIYELVGLEKPSFKSDEDFYNGKLIDDDGKKNIIVEYEGIEKNAKQKEKENKRKKSSKKSVKKEEKK, from the coding sequence ATGGGTGATTTTAATAGTAATGAGGAAAACAAAAATAAAGTTGGACAGATTATTTTTATTATACTTTTACTTGCTGCTTTTATTTTTATTTTTTTTAATCTTTCAAAAACAACTATTACAAATTATGTAGATATCCCTTATTCAGAGTTTTTAAGTTATCTTGAGAATAATCAAATTAAAGAAGTTGAAATAAGGGGAAATTGGATATTTTGTATATCAAAAACTTCTAATTATAGATATAAAACATATATTCCTTATGTCGATCCAGATTTGCTAAATAGAATAAGAAGTTCTGGGGTTGAAGTAATTAAGGGATCAGAAGTAAAAGATTCCTCAGGTTTCTGGTATACTATCTTTTTAATAGGTTCCTCTATTATTTTTTTAATACTTATTTTTAATATGTTTAATAGACAGATAAGAGGAGCAAATAATCAAGCATTCAATTTTGCAAGAGCAAGAGCTAGAAAAATAACAAATACAAATGTAACTTTCAATGATGTTGCAGGAGTTGAAGAAGCTAAACAAGAACTTGTTGAGGTTGTAGAGTATCTTAAAAAACCTCAAAAGTTTCAAGCTTTAGGAGCTAAAATCCCAAGAGGTATATTGCTAGTTGGTCCTCCAGGATGTGGTAAGACTTTACTTGCAAAAGCAGTTGCTGGTGAAGCTGGAGTTCCATTTTTTTCAATTTCAGGATCAGATTTTGTTGAAATGTTTGTTGGTGTTGGAGCTGCTAGGGTCAGAGATCTTTTTATGCAAGCTAAATCAAATGCTCCTTCAATTATTTTTATTGATGAGCTTGATGCTGTTGGTAGGTCTAGAGGAGCAGGACTAGGCGGAGGGCATGATGAAAGAGAACAAACATTAAACCAATTACTTGTAGAAATGGATGGATTTGAGTCTACTGATTCCGTAATTGTTTTAGCAGCTACAAATAGGCCAGACATTTTAGACAATGCTTTATTGAGACCAGGAAGATTTGATAGGAGAGTTGTTGTTGATAGACCTGATGTTAAGGGAAGGTATGAGATATTAAAAATTCATACAAAAAAAGTACCACTTGATAAAGATGTTGATCTATGGGAGTTAGCAAGAGCTACTATTGGTATGTCTGGTGCTGATCTTGCTAATATTGTAAATGAGGCAGCTATTCTTGCAGCAAGAAAAAATTTATCAAAAATCAATAATGAGGTAATTCAAGAAGCAAGAGATAAAGTATTTTTAGGACCTGAAAGAAAATCTCTTGTTATAGGTTATAAAGAGAAAAAAATTACAGCATATCATGAAGCAGGACATGCTCTTATGCATCTTTTGCTTAAAAATTTAGATCCTTTACATAAAGTTACAATTGTTCCAAGAGGGATGGCATTAGGTATTACTTGGAATTTGCCTGTTGATGATAGACATCACTATTCAAGATCTTTTTATATAGATACAATTTGCTCTTTTCTTGGAGGAAGAGTTGCAGAGGAACTTATTTTTAATGAAACATTTACTGGTGCTGAAAATGATTTGGAAAGGGCAACAAAAATTGCTCATGATATGGTTTGTAAATGGGGAATGTCATCACTAGGACCTATTCAATTCGGAGAGTCTAAAGAAGATGTTTTTTTAGGTAAAGATCTTATTAAAGAAAAAAATTATTCAGATAATACAGCTAAATTAATAGATGAAGAGATAAAAAAAATAGTTACTCAATGTTATGAAAAGACTAAAAAATTAATAATTGAAAACAAAGATAAACTCGATAAAATTGCAAATAGTTTATTAGAAAAAGAATCTTTAACAGCAGACCAAATATATGAACTTGTTGGTTTAGAAAAACCAAGTTTTAAAAGTGATGAAGATTTTTATAATGGAAAATTAATTGATGATGATGGTAAAAAAAATATTATAGTTGAATATGAAGGAATTGAAAAAAATGCTAAACAAAAAGAAAAAGAAAACAAAAGAAAAAAATCATCTAAAAAATCTGTAAAGAAAGAAGAAAAGAAATAA
- the tilS gene encoding tRNA lysidine(34) synthetase TilS, whose amino-acid sequence MSFLKNLLYQNLTNIKIDIKNKNIGVSFSGGADSTALFFCLLELKKEINFEISVFHLNHLIREESLQEELYIKNLLDNLKINYLILRFDCKKYKINSNESLEMIGRKVRYENIFDFMRIFNIDYLFTAHHLDDQCETVLMRLFKGTGLNGITGIKKIRDDKIIRPFYNIEKKEIYRYLEDNKIFYFEDKTNFDINYERNYIRNVLLKNIGDRFKNYKIHISNFVDIVEEVNQYFIKKLSSKIELIKNRSFIEIDELIRLEKIEFYFLIINIIKNKRDKESVTRSIIDSIEKLLSNYLKNKNIGKKIVYSDKKIIIFYSLGNIYFYERMFYLKLLNSIPNYCKNLNLGENEFFYYYLYYKEEKIDSKEILNLKDSFFIDKEKVNGILVVDLWREGDYIFYDFDKKKKLKKIFNEFKIPWFLRKFVLVIKKLDKNKDIKKNKELNKKENVIKEEIVGFYFNKRYFLSKKFYVDNKTKFVIKIDIKEGINFYG is encoded by the coding sequence ATGAGCTTTCTAAAGAACCTACTTTACCAGAACTTGACTAACATTAAAATAGATATAAAGAATAAAAATATAGGTGTTTCTTTTTCTGGAGGAGCTGATTCAACAGCTCTTTTTTTTTGTCTTTTAGAACTAAAGAAAGAAATTAATTTTGAAATTTCTGTTTTTCATTTGAACCATCTTATTAGAGAAGAAAGTTTACAAGAAGAACTTTATATTAAAAATTTACTTGATAACTTAAAAATAAATTATCTAATATTAAGATTTGATTGTAAAAAATATAAAATAAATTCTAACGAATCTCTTGAAATGATAGGAAGAAAAGTTAGATATGAAAACATATTTGATTTTATGAGAATTTTTAATATAGATTATCTATTTACTGCGCATCATTTGGATGATCAATGTGAAACAGTTTTAATGAGATTATTCAAAGGAACTGGTCTTAATGGAATAACTGGAATAAAAAAGATAAGAGATGATAAAATTATAAGACCTTTTTATAATATTGAAAAAAAAGAGATTTATAGATATTTGGAAGACAATAAAATTTTTTATTTTGAGGATAAAACAAATTTTGATATTAATTATGAAAGAAATTATATTAGGAATGTTTTGCTTAAAAATATAGGTGATAGATTTAAAAATTACAAAATTCATATTTCAAATTTTGTTGATATAGTTGAAGAGGTTAATCAATATTTTATTAAAAAATTGAGTAGTAAAATTGAGCTAATTAAAAATAGAAGTTTTATTGAAATTGATGAATTAATTAGACTTGAGAAAATAGAGTTTTACTTTTTAATAATTAACATTATTAAAAATAAAAGGGATAAAGAGAGTGTAACAAGAAGTATTATAGACTCAATTGAAAAATTACTCAGTAATTATTTGAAAAATAAAAATATAGGTAAAAAAATTGTTTATTCTGATAAAAAAATAATAATATTTTACTCCTTAGGTAATATTTATTTTTATGAAAGAATGTTTTACTTAAAATTGTTAAACTCTATTCCTAATTATTGTAAAAATTTAAATCTTGGAGAAAATGAATTTTTTTATTATTATTTATATTATAAGGAAGAAAAAATTGATAGCAAAGAAATATTAAATTTAAAAGATTCATTTTTTATTGATAAAGAAAAGGTAAATGGTATATTGGTTGTTGATTTATGGAGAGAAGGTGATTATATATTTTATGATTTTGATAAAAAAAAGAAGTTAAAAAAGATTTTTAATGAGTTTAAAATACCATGGTTTTTAAGAAAATTTGTTCTAGTAATTAAGAAATTAGATAAAAATAAAGATATTAAAAAAAATAAAGAGTTAAATAAAAAAGAAAATGTAATAAAAGAAGAGATAGTAGGTTTCTACTTTAATAAGAGGTATTTTCTCTCTAAGAAATTTTATGTAGATAATAAAACAAAATTTGTTATAAAAATTGATATAAAAGAAGGGATTAATTTTTATGGGTGA
- the pth gene encoding aminoacyl-tRNA hydrolase has translation MILIAGLGNPGEIYKKNRHNVGFSFIDYIAKRFGLQVSDFITKKKKCDYLSFTYNSKEVTLVKPLTFMNNSGEAILFMSAFMKVKEDELIVVYDDLDLDFGDIRLKNSGSDAGHNGVRSVQQLLGRDKFARLRIGIGRPKDKDGNEITDREEIIKYVLGDFTLVEQYLLENIIFKNAFEVIKGFILNGYEEAVKNLIRVKPIIKDELSKEPTLPELD, from the coding sequence ATGATACTTATTGCGGGATTAGGTAATCCTGGTGAAATATATAAGAAAAATAGACATAATGTTGGTTTTTCTTTTATAGATTATATTGCAAAGAGGTTTGGATTACAAGTATCTGATTTTATTACAAAAAAAAAGAAATGTGATTATTTAAGTTTTACATATAATTCTAAAGAAGTTACACTAGTTAAACCGTTAACTTTTATGAATAATTCAGGGGAAGCTATTCTTTTCATGTCTGCTTTTATGAAAGTTAAAGAAGACGAATTAATAGTGGTTTATGATGATCTTGATCTTGATTTTGGAGACATTAGATTAAAAAATAGTGGATCTGATGCAGGACATAATGGAGTAAGATCAGTTCAACAATTATTAGGGCGAGATAAATTTGCAAGGCTAAGAATTGGAATTGGAAGACCTAAGGATAAAGATGGGAATGAAATTACTGACAGAGAAGAGATTATTAAATATGTCCTAGGAGATTTTACTCTTGTTGAGCAATACTTGCTTGAAAATATTATTTTTAAAAATGCTTTTGAGGTTATTAAAGGTTTTATATTAAATGGTTATGAAGAAGCAGTTAAAAACTTAATAAGGGTTAAACCAATAATTAAAGATGAGCTTTCTAAAGAACCTACTTTACCAGAACTTGACTAA
- a CDS encoding 50S ribosomal protein L25, producing MKNKEVTVLDAKKREISKKSQLRKFRMQGYTPFVIYGPDIKDNVYGVAKENDLVKILKEFGENHKIKVKMENKEYDVLIKDFEYNTLKSRLYHVDFYKISTKHSVKVSVPIIYEGVSAGEKAGGIVEKFMHHIEIEGLISDIPESITINMDNFNIGKKMHVYDLKLPENIKILSPKDEVIFVIKGHVEETITTTEGPSAEEVAKAAEIFD from the coding sequence ATGAAAAACAAAGAAGTCACAGTTTTAGATGCAAAAAAAAGAGAGATATCAAAAAAATCGCAACTAAGAAAATTTAGAATGCAAGGTTATACTCCTTTTGTGATATATGGTCCAGATATTAAAGACAATGTTTATGGAGTTGCGAAAGAAAATGATTTAGTAAAAATCTTAAAAGAGTTTGGCGAAAATCATAAGATTAAAGTTAAAATGGAAAATAAAGAATATGATGTTTTAATAAAAGATTTTGAATATAATACATTAAAATCACGATTGTATCATGTTGATTTTTATAAAATTTCAACAAAGCACAGTGTAAAAGTTTCTGTTCCTATTATTTATGAAGGTGTTTCTGCAGGGGAAAAAGCAGGAGGTATAGTTGAAAAATTTATGCATCATATTGAAATTGAAGGCTTGATCTCTGATATACCAGAATCTATTACTATTAATATGGATAATTTTAATATTGGTAAAAAAATGCATGTATATGATTTAAAACTACCTGAGAATATAAAGATATTATCACCTAAAGATGAAGTTATTTTTGTAATTAAGGGTCATGTTGAAGAGACAATAACTACTACAGAAGGTCCTTCTGCAGAAGAAGTTGCTAAAGCTGCTGAAATATTTGACTAG
- a CDS encoding SpoVG family protein: MEITNIKVTKVNGRNRLLGYVSVTFDNCFVVHNIALYDTDKGRKIVMPRRRTSKGEYKDVAHPTVNEFREFLTNAISEAYDNS; this comes from the coding sequence ATGGAGATCACTAACATTAAAGTAACTAAAGTAAATGGAAGGAACAGATTATTAGGTTATGTTTCTGTTACTTTTGATAACTGTTTTGTAGTGCACAATATTGCATTATATGACACAGATAAAGGTAGAAAGATAGTAATGCCAAGAAGAAGAACCTCTAAAGGTGAATATAAAGATGTAGCACATCCAACTGTAAATGAATTTAGAGAATTTTTAACTAATGCTATATCTGAAGCATATGACAATAGTTAA
- a CDS encoding FAD:protein FMN transferase yields the protein MKNKLKILIILIGFLLIFFLCFLSFSNLIRKNLYSFDFIKFSTYLNIKILSKKREKEVSEDISIILKKIEKIADLLDFYKDDSILTYLNKNKAITISLLESEFKKRFSNLVEEDDEFFKISNDIKNHIFYFFKKNIDYMDKTYGYFNPFIGNLTLLYNNFEPNSIPPSKDKLIEEVRKISLSKIILDVDKISIKGDAFLNFGGSLKGFLIDLIFRELKEKNYDNFLINCGGDIRASSDGKKIWKIGINDPFLENRIFAIDEITNKSIVTSGNYERFFYYDGKRYFHILNPFTGVPDSDLASVTIVFGDCLDADILSTAIFAMGKIHAIDFINKNKIEALLIWNENGEKKYYNTIKNLIFEK from the coding sequence ATGAAAAATAAATTGAAAATTTTAATAATTTTAATAGGTTTTTTATTAATATTTTTTTTATGCTTTCTTTCTTTTTCTAATTTAATAAGGAAAAATTTATATAGTTTTGATTTTATAAAATTTTCAACATATTTAAATATAAAGATATTAAGTAAAAAAAGAGAAAAAGAAGTATCTGAAGATATTTCAATAATTCTTAAAAAAATTGAAAAAATAGCAGATTTACTTGATTTTTATAAAGATGATTCAATCTTAACTTATTTGAATAAAAATAAAGCAATAACAATTAGCCTTCTTGAAAGTGAATTTAAAAAAAGGTTTTCTAATTTGGTTGAAGAAGATGATGAATTTTTTAAAATTTCAAATGATATAAAAAATCATATTTTTTATTTTTTTAAAAAAAATATTGATTACATGGATAAGACTTATGGTTATTTTAATCCTTTTATAGGGAATCTTACACTTTTATATAATAATTTTGAACCTAATTCAATTCCACCAAGTAAAGATAAATTAATAGAAGAGGTAAGAAAAATTAGTTTGTCAAAGATTATATTAGATGTTGACAAAATATCAATAAAAGGTGATGCTTTTTTAAATTTTGGTGGAAGTTTGAAAGGTTTTTTAATTGATTTAATTTTCAGGGAATTAAAGGAAAAAAATTATGATAATTTTTTAATAAACTGTGGAGGAGATATTAGGGCTTCCTCAGATGGTAAAAAAATTTGGAAAATAGGAATAAATGACCCATTTTTAGAAAATAGAATATTTGCAATTGATGAGATTACTAACAAAAGTATAGTTACTTCTGGTAATTATGAAAGGTTTTTTTATTATGATGGGAAAAGATATTTTCATATATTAAATCCTTTTACAGGAGTCCCTGATTCTGATTTGGCTTCAGTTACAATTGTTTTTGGAGATTGTTTAGATGCGGATATTTTATCAACAGCAATATTTGCAATGGGTAAAATCCATGCTATTGACTTTATAAATAAAAATAAAATAGAAGCTTTATTAATATGGAACGAAAATGGTGAGAAAAAATATTATAATACAATTAAAAATTTGATATTTGAAAAATAG
- a CDS encoding epoxyqueuosine reductase QueH: MINKIILDVCCGPCLVGVYPQIRKYFSIFFIFQGDNIDTQNEFLLRKENFLKVVELYNIKNYFIKEYEHNKWLNSIKGYESEQEGGFRCELCFQYRILIVLNIIEQNYLFRKKLLTNSINNFCKDEILSEFYYSKSYISTTLSISKYKNFEKIKKVFSNKIEEFNKLLDLNFYFLDKNFSENNWYNKSIKISKALNLYRQKYCGCEFSKNRKS; the protein is encoded by the coding sequence ATGATAAATAAAATAATTTTAGATGTTTGTTGTGGCCCATGTTTAGTAGGGGTTTATCCACAAATAAGAAAATATTTTTCAATTTTCTTTATATTTCAAGGTGATAACATAGATACTCAAAATGAATTTTTGTTAAGGAAAGAAAATTTCTTAAAAGTAGTTGAACTTTATAATATTAAAAATTATTTTATAAAAGAATATGAACACAATAAATGGCTTAATTCTATAAAAGGATATGAATCTGAACAAGAAGGTGGATTTAGATGTGAATTGTGTTTTCAATATAGGATTTTAATTGTATTAAATATAATTGAACAAAACTATTTATTTCGTAAAAAGTTACTTACAAACTCTATTAATAATTTTTGTAAAGATGAAATTTTATCTGAATTCTATTATTCAAAATCTTATATAAGTACAACTCTTTCAATCTCTAAATATAAGAATTTTGAAAAAATTAAAAAAGTATTTAGTAATAAAATTGAAGAGTTTAATAAATTATTAGATTTAAATTTTTATTTTTTAGATAAAAATTTTTCAGAAAACAATTGGTATAATAAGTCTATAAAGATATCTAAAGCATTAAACCTTTATAGGCAAAAATATTGTGGATGTGAATTTAGTAAAAATAGAAAAAGTTAG
- a CDS encoding response regulator: MAKVFVVDDQMYIRRLLQMGLEEQGYIVREFSSGYELLKYLNENGNIDKPDVILLDIMMPEMDGFEVLEKLATNPFAQNANILMISARNQKEDVLKALKMGAKDFIVKPFKIEKVVEKIKNYIK, translated from the coding sequence ATGGCAAAAGTATTTGTAGTAGACGATCAGATGTATATAAGAAGGTTATTACAAATGGGGCTTGAAGAACAGGGATATATAGTTCGAGAATTTTCTTCTGGTTATGAATTACTTAAATATTTAAATGAAAATGGCAATATAGATAAACCAGATGTTATACTTTTAGACATTATGATGCCAGAAATGGATGGGTTTGAAGTTTTAGAAAAATTGGCTACAAATCCATTTGCTCAGAATGCTAATATCTTGATGATTTCTGCAAGAAATCAGAAAGAAGATGTATTAAAAGCATTAAAAATGGGAGCGAAAGACTTTATAGTAAAGCCATTTAAAATAGAGAAAGTGGTAGAAAAAATAAAAAATTATATAAAGTGA
- a CDS encoding sugar phosphate nucleotidyltransferase, whose product MKIIILAAGKGKRLHSEEFNLPKVLRELKGRPLIDYVIKEIDFVEKRDIIIVVGFMWEKVINFLGDKYTYVLQKEQLGTGHAVRMAEEYYKNINEDILVLMGDMPFIRKNTILNLIDYHSKNKNDITILSTIVNLPSSFGRIIRDDQGKIKKIIEVKDADEDQLKIREVNTGIGIYKSDTLSLLKEIKNDNNQKEYYLTDLVKIALEKGKKVDALISENEKEFIGINSIEDLSFAEKLLEGV is encoded by the coding sequence ATGAAAATTATAATATTAGCAGCTGGTAAAGGTAAAAGGTTACATTCAGAAGAATTTAATTTGCCAAAAGTTTTAAGAGAGCTAAAGGGGAGACCTTTAATTGACTATGTTATTAAAGAAATTGATTTTGTTGAAAAAAGAGATATTATTATAGTTGTAGGATTTATGTGGGAAAAGGTAATAAATTTTTTAGGTGATAAATATACTTATGTTTTGCAAAAGGAGCAATTAGGAACAGGTCATGCTGTAAGAATGGCAGAGGAATATTATAAAAATATCAATGAAGATATACTTGTTTTGATGGGTGATATGCCATTTATAAGGAAAAATACAATACTAAATTTAATAGACTATCATAGTAAAAATAAAAATGATATTACTATACTTTCTACAATAGTTAATTTACCATCTTCTTTTGGTAGAATAATTAGGGATGATCAAGGAAAAATAAAAAAAATTATAGAAGTAAAAGATGCTGATGAGGACCAGTTAAAAATCAGAGAAGTAAATACTGGAATAGGAATATACAAATCAGATACTTTAAGTTTATTAAAAGAGATAAAAAATGATAATAATCAAAAAGAATATTATTTAACAGATCTTGTAAAGATTGCTTTAGAAAAAGGCAAAAAGGTTGATGCTTTAATTAGTGAAAATGAAAAAGAGTTTATTGGTATAAATTCGATAGAAGATTTAAGTTTTGCTGAAAAATTGCTTGAAGGGGTGTAA
- a CDS encoding M23 family metallopeptidase has protein sequence MFFDKEKIFTIFILIFSIFFLILSFYLTKIKSEALLLKLNEPNRILNLNIKGINYNFNMLLDLNKELDIENIGGILKTLKLNKNEILNIYPRIKANIKLKGEFAKNIYTFFEWEIPPSFFQNIKFGEPIKNYTFRYDSAIYPGAPRYYRHGIHRGFDFSDREDGSIATINEPVKVVYPGIIVNIKKDYEAYSDRFKFEIYRKITAENNYTDDIYLDFFRGNQVYIINGSILFIYAHLNKVNENIKIGDKVKVGDIVGYMGNTGVEYMGVRPHLHLEIYINGMVFGINRLRRTFENNFELYKYLFSKY, from the coding sequence ATGTTTTTTGATAAAGAAAAAATATTTACGATATTTATACTTATTTTTTCCATTTTTTTTCTAATTTTATCTTTTTATTTAACTAAAATAAAAAGTGAGGCTTTATTATTAAAATTAAATGAACCAAATAGAATTTTAAATTTAAATATTAAAGGAATTAATTATAATTTTAATATGCTTCTTGATTTAAATAAAGAGCTTGATATTGAAAATATAGGAGGGATTCTTAAGACTTTAAAATTAAATAAAAATGAAATATTAAATATTTATCCAAGGATTAAAGCCAATATTAAATTAAAAGGAGAATTTGCTAAGAACATTTATACTTTTTTTGAATGGGAAATTCCACCATCATTTTTTCAAAATATTAAGTTTGGGGAACCGATTAAAAATTACACTTTTAGATACGACAGTGCAATATATCCAGGAGCTCCAAGATACTATAGGCATGGTATTCATAGGGGGTTTGATTTTTCAGATAGAGAAGATGGTTCTATAGCTACTATAAATGAACCAGTTAAAGTGGTATATCCAGGGATTATAGTTAATATAAAAAAAGATTATGAAGCTTATTCTGATAGATTTAAATTTGAAATATATAGAAAGATTACTGCTGAAAATAATTATACTGATGATATTTATCTTGACTTTTTTAGGGGTAATCAAGTTTATATTATTAATGGTTCAATTCTATTTATTTATGCTCATTTAAATAAGGTTAATGAGAATATAAAAATTGGAGATAAGGTTAAGGTTGGAGATATTGTAGGCTACATGGGAAATACAGGAGTTGAATATATGGGAGTAAGGCCTCACCTTCATCTTGAAATTTATATAAATGGTATGGTATTTGGCATTAATAGATTAAGAAGAACATTTGAGAATAATTTTGAGTTATATAAGTATTTATTTTCAAAATATTAA
- a CDS encoding pyridoxal phosphate-dependent aminotransferase — translation MNEFAQRAEIADSETLKINNDVMQLRRKGIDVIPFVAGEPDFDTPEPINQAAIEAIYNNYTHYTNVAGISELREKIVEKLKLDNNLTYNPDEIIVGCGAKQNIANALLALIDNKAEVMIPSPYWVSYIAMVEICGGKPNIIKTTKETNYKINYEILKKSYNKNCKVLILNSPSNPTGAVYNLDELKEIAKFCLENNIYIISDEIYEKLIYDNMKHISIASLSKEIWEKTIVINGFSKSFAMTGWRVGYSAAPKKISDIMKKIQANMTSHTSSISQYAALKAFSLGSSFYETLRTTFEKRRDYILNELKDNKYIEIVKPNGAFYIFMNISKTFGKSYKDQQIKNDNDFYNILLNEFKVALVPGSAFGDSECMRLSYSYKLETITEGIKRIKDFLSLIN, via the coding sequence ATGAATGAATTTGCTCAAAGAGCTGAAATTGCAGATTCAGAAACACTTAAAATTAATAATGATGTAATGCAACTTAGAAGGAAAGGGATAGATGTTATTCCATTTGTTGCAGGTGAACCAGATTTTGATACACCTGAACCTATTAACCAAGCTGCAATAGAAGCTATTTATAACAACTATACTCATTATACAAATGTTGCAGGAATATCTGAATTAAGAGAAAAAATTGTAGAAAAATTAAAATTAGATAATAACTTAACATATAATCCAGATGAAATTATTGTTGGGTGTGGAGCAAAGCAAAATATAGCAAATGCACTTTTAGCTTTAATAGATAATAAAGCTGAAGTTATGATCCCTTCTCCATATTGGGTATCTTACATTGCAATGGTAGAAATATGTGGGGGGAAACCAAACATTATAAAAACAACAAAAGAAACTAATTATAAAATAAATTATGAAATATTAAAAAAAAGTTACAATAAAAATTGTAAAGTATTAATTTTAAATTCACCTTCAAATCCAACAGGTGCAGTATATAATTTAGATGAATTAAAGGAAATAGCAAAATTTTGTTTAGAGAATAACATTTATATTATTTCAGATGAGATTTACGAAAAACTAATTTATGATAATATGAAACATATATCTATTGCTTCTCTATCAAAAGAGATATGGGAAAAAACTATTGTAATTAATGGTTTTTCAAAATCTTTTGCAATGACTGGTTGGAGAGTGGGTTATTCAGCTGCTCCTAAAAAAATAAGTGATATAATGAAAAAAATACAAGCTAATATGACTTCTCACACCTCATCAATTTCTCAATATGCTGCATTGAAAGCATTTTCTTTAGGTAGTTCTTTTTATGAAACTTTGAGGACTACTTTTGAAAAGAGAAGAGATTATATTCTAAATGAACTAAAAGATAATAAATATATTGAGATTGTAAAGCCAAATGGTGCCTTTTATATTTTTATGAATATTTCTAAAACATTTGGTAAATCATATAAAGATCAACAAATTAAAAATGATAATGATTTTTACAATATTTTATTAAATGAATTTAAAGTTGCTTTAGTCCCAGGTTCAGCTTTTGGAGATTCTGAATGTATGAGACTTTCATATTCTTATAAGCTGGAAACTATAACAGAGGGTATTAAGAGAATAAAAGATTTTTTAAGTTTAATTAATTAA